The genome window TTATCCAACAACTTCTTCActtcaatgacaataaagctcTGCGCAAATCTTTTTCACggtctaaaaaaaacaattgaaatgtgtACATTTTGACATTTTCTGTGGTCGAATCCAGTTTATACTccttgtgcttttattttgaagcttgtcttgcactgaacaggaagtttaGCGTGAGTGTTGTCATGCTAACGAGTCGGGGTgccggaaaaaaatcgattcacatccgaattctTATTCCTTACTATTCTAATTTTcaagaatatttttattttattttatttttatttttatttttattttgattatttcttttaattttaattatttattttttttagttatttttttaattttaattttaattattttttttaattttaattgttatttctttttctagttatttttttaatttttttttttttattttattttcatttaaatttaaattttttgatttaaatttaaatttaaattttaatgtattttaaatttaaaaaagaaataaattttaattaattttattttgttttattttattttattttatattattaaacaAAGCTAAGGTTTTAAAAATGCGTTTTTAGGCCATTTCTTTCGTAAGAAAgtgttttattatatttacaaaataacatattacaagaatcggtttgaatctatTTCGAATCGCATCGTTACTCTGGAATGACAATTCTGACAAAGACTACGTTCACACTGCCGGATTCgggattttttacattttaatccgatcttttaatgtaccggtaatcGTTCTCAatgttagggctgcaacgattaattgtttattttaattaGAAAATAATGTTGATTAAAATGTCATTGCTTCGATGAATTGGTTAATGAATGTAactaaaaatgtatcaaatctgGACCACATAGAGTACCCGAAACTTTAAATACGCAAACATAGGACATAATACTCATTGTGGCTATaaagtgttttatccgattaatcgaacaaactaatccacGGTTGtctaaactacggcccgtgggccatgttgatacatgtcatatatggtcaaaaaaaaaatcggaattgtgcTGTTCACATTAATATGAAAGAATCCGATACATGTCACATTCTGGTTAAAAAATCGGATTTGTTCTGTTCACATTGATACGAAAGAATCCGATACATGTCACATATGGCCCAAAAAATCAGAATTGTGCTGTTGACATTGACTTGGACAAAATCCGATACATGTCACATTTGGGCAAAAATATCGGATTCATATCATTGATATGAAAATCTCCGATGCATGTCACATATGGCAAAAACAAAATCGGAATTTACTGTTTACATTAATATGAAAAAAGTTGATACATGTCACATATGGACCCAAAAAATCGGAATTGTTCTGTttacattgacatgaaaaaatccgatacaTGTCACATATGGCGGAAAAAATCGGAATTTACTGTttacattgacatgaaaaaatccaACACGTCACATATGGCAAAAACAAATTGTAACTGTACTGTCCATATCGACTTGGAAAAATCCGATAAATGTCACATATGGGCCAAAAAATTCGGAATTTACGGTTTACATTGACATGAAACAATCAGATATGTCATATATGGGCAAAAATATCGGATATTTACTGTTTACATTGACATGGAAAAAATCCGATACATGTCACATATGGTCAAAAAATATCGAAATTGTGCTGTTTACACTGATTTGAAAAAATCTGATACATGTCACATTTGGGCAAAATAATCAGATTTGTTCTGTTCATATCAACTTGAAAAAATCCGATATATGTCACATATAGGCCAAAAAATTCGGAatttattgtttacattgacatgaaaaaatcagATATGTCATATATGGGCAAAAATATTGGATATTTACTGTTTACATTGACATGGAAAAAATCCGATACATGTCACATATGGTCAAAAATATCGGAATTGTGCTGTTTACTTTGATATTAAAAAATCTGATACATGTCACATTTGGGCAAAATAATCGGATTTGTtctgttcacattgacattaaaaaatccgatacatgtcacatatggtcaaaaaaaatcgaaattgtgCTGAttacattgacatgaaaaaatcagATATGTCATATGTGGGCAAAAAATCGGATTTGTACTGTTCACATTAACATGAAAAATCCGATACATGTcacatatggcaaaaaaaaatatcAGAATTTACTGTTTACATTAATATGAAAAAAGTTGATACATGTCACATATGGCcccaaaaaaatcggaattgttctgtttacattgacatgaaaaaatccgatacatgtcacatatggcgaaaaaaatcggaatttactgtttacattgacatgaaaaaatccaACACGTCACAAATGGCGAAAACAAATTGTAACTGTACTGTTCATATTGACTTGATAAAATCCGATATGTGTCATATGTGGGCAAAAATATCGGATATTTACTGTttacattgacatgaaaaaatccgatacatgtcacatatggtcaaaaaaatcggaattgtgctgattacattgacatgaaaaaaatcagATGTCATATGTGTGCAAACAATCGGATTTGTACTGTTCACATTAAcatgaaaaaatccgatacatgtcatatatggtaaaaaaataaataaatcggaATTTACAGTTTATATTGACATGGACAATATCCAACACGTAACATATGGCAAAACAAATCGGATttgtactgttcacattgacatgaaaaaatccgatacatgttacatatggtgaaaaaaaaaatcggaattgtgcTGTTTACATTAATATGAAAAAATCCGATAAATATCATATATGGACAAAAAATAGGAATTatactgcagtgtgaacgtaaccTGAGACTACACACAAAattagtcttgtttttttgttgatcACATACtagtacacaacttttgtttgtttttatggatCACATACTAGTACACAACTTTTGTCTGTTTTTATGGATCACATACTAGTACACAACTTTTGTCTGTTTTTATGGATCACATACTAGTACACAACTTTTGTCTGTTTTTATGGATCACATACTAGTACACAACTTTTGTCTGTTTTTATGGATCACATACTAGTACACAACTTTTGTCTGTTTTTATGGATCACATACTAGTACACAACTTTTGTCTGTTTTTATGGATCACATACTAGTACACAACTTTTGTCTGTTTTTATGGATCACATACTAGTACACAACTTTTGTCTGTTTTTATGGATCACATACTAGTACACAACTTTTGTCTGTTTTTATGGATCACATACTAGTACACAACTTTTGTCTGTTTTTATGGATTACATACTAGTACACAACTTTTGTCTGTTTTTATGGATCACATACTAGTACACAACTTGTTTGTTTTTATGGATCACATACtagtacacaacttttgtttgtttttatggatCACATACTAGTACACAACTTTTGTCTGTTTTTATGGATCACATAGTAGTACACAACAGTTGTTTGTTTTTATGGATCACATACTAGTGCacaacttttgtttgtttttatggatCACATACTAGTACACAactgttgtttgtttttatggaccacatactagtacacagcttttGTCTGTTTTTATGGATCACATACTAGTACACAACTTTTGTCTATTTTTATGGATCACATACtagtacacaacttttgtttgtttttatggatCACATACTAGTACAAAACGTGTGTTTGTTTTTATGGATCACATACTAGTACACAACTTGTTTGTTTTTATGGATCACATACTAGTACACAACTTGTTTGTTTTTATGGATCACATACTAGTACACAACTTGTGTTTGTTTTTCATGGATCACATACTAGTACACAACTTGTTTGTTTTTATGGATCACTTACTAGTACACAACTTGTGTTTGTTTTTATGGATCACATACTAGTACACAACTTGTGTTTGTTTTTCATGGATCACATACTATTACACAACTTGTTTGTTTTTATGGATCACATAGTAGTACACAACTTGTTTGTTTTTATGGATCACATACTAGTACACAACTTGTGTTTGTTTTTATGGATCACATACTAGTACACAACTTGTTTGTTTTTATGGATCACATACTAGTACACAACTTGTTTGTTTTTATGGATAACATACGAGTACACAACTTCTTTGTTTTTATGGATCACATACTAGTACACAACTTTTGCGCCCTACTCTGTGCGTATAGATGAGACCCCAGCACTTGGACAAACAGTAAATACattcatactacagtaatattgttaCATTTGtacatactacagtaatattgtcatactacagtaatatgtAACActgcagtaataatgtcatactacagtaatatggtcatattacagtaatatggtcatattacagtaatattgtcatattacagtaatattgtcatactacagtaatatggTCATATTACAGTTATATggtcatactacagtaatatggtcatagtacagtaatatacaggaatattgtagtaatattgtcatactacagtaatatttataatattgtagtaatattgtcATACTATAGTAATATTTCTAATAAATCTTTTCATCCAAGAAAAGCGATCCTAAGACTTTGAAGTGGTCGTCCAGGAAACGTCTTTCATCCGTGAGTCTGCTTCCTCTTCTGGTTGCCATGGCGCTGATTGGCCTCAAAGTATAGTAGTCTGTGTTTGGCTCTCAAAGGACTCCATGAAGACCCGTCCCTCGTACTTGTTCCCGCACCTGCTGGTCCGACAGCAGCCCCTCGGTGACGGTGAGCTCCTCCAGTTCGGTGGCGAAGCGCTCCGTGCTCTCCGCCGCCGACGTGTCCTTGGCGACGCTGTAGCTCAGCGCCACGCTGTAGGCGGCGGCGGCGGGCTTGTCCGAGCGCCGGCGGCCGCAGCGGCAGATCTTGAGGAAGGCGGCGCGGAACTTCTGCGACATGGCGTTGTAGATGAGCGGGTTGACGGCGCTGTTGAGGTAGACGCACACGCGGCAGAAGAGCAGGAACCAGCTGTCCAGGTACGGGCGCTCCAGGAAGGAGTTGACCACCACCAGGGTGCGGTATGGCATCCACAGGCCGGCGAACAGCAACACCACCACCGCCAGCATCTTGGTCACCTGACACCACCGGGGAGAAAATTCAAGACAACAGATACAACTccacatgcagtcagtagtcctGTTTTTCACTTCTTTAGTTCTGGTGTTCCTCAGGGTTCCACCTTAGGTCCTCTATACTTCATCATTTGGGACCACAATTCACTTCCAGAGTCCCAAGTGCTGTCacggagaggatctttgactcgctttTTCTGCAGAAGGTTCTTAAAAACCTTTTATTTCTAttacaggtgtgtccaaagtgcagctggGGGGCCACTTGTGGGACGCAGCTGGAGTGTGTTGGCCCGCAACATGTCGAAAAAaagcagtaaaaatgtaagaaaaaagacgtcatgtaatgagaaaaaaacaaaaaaaattgatacGAAATTTGAAAAGTGTATGTTtacgtgggattttttttttttaattgctacaAGCAAACATATACTTGGTGCCAGCTTTGTGTTATGAAAAACTGTATTAGCATCaacatttcagctcattttgatATTTTCGTCCTCCATTTTAACTGTTGTTGTTTTGTCCCACAACATGTTGCGGGCCAACAACACCCGAGATTTGGTCCGCTAATAGCCCcctggccacactttggacacccctgacattAAAAAAGTGGATATTCATGTGTGGGGAATTTCAAATACTTAGTAGAATGAATCTACTTTAAAAATTTTAGTTCggaaaaatagttttaaaaaagtCCTTATTTAGTGTCTATTACAGGGGTGTACAAAGTGTGGCTCGGGGGCCACTTGTGGCACGCAGCTGGAGTCTGTTGGCCTGCAACATGTCGAGAAAAAAAAGccgtaaaaatgtatgaaaaaagacagtaaaaatgtaagaaaaaaaacgtcatgtaatgagaaaaaaacttaaaaaaattatacGAAATTTGAAAAGTGTATGTTtgcgtgggattttttttttgtaatgctaCAAACAAACTTTATATACTTAGTGCCAGCTTTGTGTTATGAAAAACTGTATTAGCATCaacatttcagctcattttgatATTTTCTTCCTACATtttaactgttgttttttttaggtgtTGGGTGTTGTTGGCCCGCAACATGTGGGCCAACAACACCCAAGATTTGGTGTGTTAATAGCCCcctggccacactttggacacccctgacattAAAAAAGTGGATATTCATGTATGAggaatttaaaataaaatgtagtagAATGAATCGACTTTTAAAATTTTAGTtaagaaaaatagtttttaaacaGCCCTTATTAAGTGGCtattacaggggtgtccaaagtgtggctcggGGGCCACTTGTGGCACGCACCTGGAGTTTGTTGGCCCGCAACATGTcgagaaaaaaaacagtaaaaatgtatgaagacagtaaaaatgtaagaaaaaaaacgtcatgtaatgagaaaaaaactaaaaaatttgATACGAAATTTGAAAAGTGTATGTTtgcgtgggattttttttttttatgctacaAACAAACTTTATATACTTAGTGCCAGCTTTGTGTTATGAAAAACTGTATTAGCATCAACATTTCCGCTCATTTTGATATTTTCTTCCTACATTTTAACTGTTGGttttttttgggtgttgttggccCGCAACATGTTGTGGGCCAACAACACCCGAGATTTGGTCCGTTAATAGCACcctggccacactttggacacccctgacattAAAAAAGTGGATATTCATGTGTGGGGAATTTCAAATAAAATGCAGTAGAATGAATCTACTTTTAAAATGTTAGTTAAGTGTGTAgttacaaattgtattattattagtttttaatataACAATTTCATGTTGTTCCTATTTCAATacatctttttcttcttttttcttacattttcactgTCATTTTTTTCAACAACTAGGTATTGGTTTTCATACATTGTGTTGGCCAACATTGCGGGCCAACAACACCCGAGCTTTCGTCCACAAATGGCCCCTtgactgcactttggacacccctgtaataACTAAAATGGTGCACTTTGTCACTTACAACAGGGGGCCCCTGAAACATTAACACTGCATAAGTAGCATTCCTCTTCATTTGAATCGGATTCAATAATTCTATCGAAccgagtcataatttttgcgcttaagacatTTCTTCTCTACGACTTGAGCTCCACTTTCCCTCTGTTTGATGTTGTCATGActtccacaagtggtggaaaagtgtattacacctgagtacggCCCCCAGCTGAGAAGCGGATGTATTTTGGCGGCCTTATGGTCAAGAAGCATCTACACTTCTAATAGTTTAAAATGTAAAACTAAAtgttatgaaagttaaataagggacactgattaaaaaaatgcatataattacgcagtgctaaaaaagataaataaaccaaattaataatgaatacaatTGAAGTGCATATGAAACTACagcttcactactttagtcatcatttttgtgcttaagaCACTTCTCTTTAACTTTAAATCCAGACTCCTTCTGTTTGTTTGGTGTtgttattactgccacaagtggtggaaaagtgtattacacctgagtactgaccccagtaatattgtcatactacagtaatattgtagtaatatgtcaTACTGCAGAAATATTGTCATACTACAGTGATATGTTCATATtccagtaatattgtagtaatgtgtcatactacagtaatattgtcatattacaataatattgtagtaatatgtcatactatagtaatattgtcatattacagtaatattgtagtaatatgtcatactatagtaatattgtcatattacagtaatattgtagtaatgtcatactatagtaatattgtcatactacagtaatattgtcatattacagtaatgttgtaGTAATATGTCATAATATAGTAgtattgtcatattacagtaatattgtcatattacagtaatattgtagtaatatgtcatactatagtaatattgtcatattacagtaatactaCAGTAAttttgtcatattacagtaatattgtagtaatatgtcatactatagtaatattgtcatattacagtaatactaCAGTAATgttgtcatattacagtaatattgtcatactacagtaatattgtcatattacagtaatattgtcatactacagtaatattgtagtaatatgtcatactatagtaataatgtcatattacagtaatattgaagtaatattgtcatactactgtaatattgtcatattacagtaatgtagtaatgtgtcatactacagtaatattgtcatattacagtactattgtagtaatatgtcatactacagtaatattgtcatactacagtaatattgtcatattacagtaatgtcatattacagtaatttTGTCATACTatagtaatattgtcatattacagtaatattgtcatacttctgtaatattgtcatattacagtaatattgtagtgaTATTGTCATACTATAGTAATATTGTCATACTactgtaatactgtcatattacagtaatatgtcatactatagtaatattgtcatattgcagtaatattgtcatactacagtaatatgttcatattacagtaatgtcatactacagtaatgtcatactacagtaatattgtcatattacagtaatattgtagtactatgtcatactacagtaatattgtagtaatatgtcaTACTATAGTAATATgttcatattacagtaatattgtcatactacagtaatattgtagtaatatgtcaTACTATAGTAATATgttcatattacagtaatattgtcatattacagtaatattgtcatactacagtaatattgtagtaatatgtcatactatagtaatattgttatattacagtaatattgcagtGCCAGCCTTTTATTGGTCCaaactattattattagttattaatacAACAATTTCATCTTTTTTGTCATTTCTTCCCCCAACAACACATTGCGGGCCAACAACACCCGAGCTCTGGTCCACAAATGGCCCCTTGGCCGCACTCTGGACACCCctgtcatattacagtaatattgtcatattacagtaatattggtGACTAAGTACtgacctataacacaaagtgtAGTGTTTCAaccttattttatttgtatttttcaaaataaaacgatGTAAAAATGGCCCCCGCTTAACTTTGACTTTGTAAAAAGTTTTTACAACAAATGGTAGTTTTTCTTAAGGCGCGCTGTCCCTAATGTAGTGTCCGCTGTGCCGCAGGACGCACCTGTCTCCTGGACGCCGCCGTCGAGCTGGAGTTCCTGCAGCCgcagctcttcttcttcttcttcttgccggCGTCGTCGTGGTGGTCGCCGCGGCCTCCCTTGGCGTCGGAGGGCAGCGGGTTGAGGAAGAGGATGCGGCCGATGAGGCCGTACAGCACGGCGGagagcagcagcggcaccgcgaaGAAGACGCCGAAGTCGAAGAAGTAGACGGGCAGGTAGAGCTTCCGGGGCACGCGGTATCCGCAGGTGGCCACGGTGACGTTGTCGTAGACCAGCAGCTGCAGGTCGGCCAGGTAGAACCACATGACGCAGTAGACGGAGGTGAGGCTCCACACCAGCACGATGATCCTCTTGGCGCGGGCCAGCGTGCACAGGAACTGCGCCCTGATGGGGTGGCAGATGGCGATGTAGCGCTCCACCGTGAAGGCGGCGATGGAGCAGGACGACGCGTTGATGCCCAGGTACTGCAGGTAGGTGATGAGCAGGCAGCCCGCACGCCCGAACACCCACGAGCCGAAGGCGCCGTCCGCCGCCGTGGGCAAGCCCGCCGCCGTCAGCACCATCAGGTCGGCGGCGGCCAGGCTCACCAGGTAGCAGTTGGTGGGCGTGCGCATGTGCTTGGTGGTCAGCACCACCAGCACCACCATGGCGTTGCCCACCGTGCCCGCCAggcagatcagcagcagcaccgcCGTGCTCACCACCTTGTACGGTACGCTGTGGTCCCTCCACACGCCCAGGGTCTCGTTGTTGGCGTCCGACATCTCCTCCGCCTAGACGCGGCACAGAGAGCGTGCCGCTTTTTACGCGCGGCTCCGGCGAGAGATCGGCGAGCTCCTCCGGGGGCGCGCACGGAGAGGAGGAACCGGCGGAAGGAGTGTGCGTAAAAGTCCGCCTCGTGGCCGCCGTTGAAGGTCGTCACTGACGTCACCTACCACACTTCCGGCGGCGCATATTTGGCGTGCGCGCCGTTTATGCTGCACACGTGTGTTTTGCACTTGTTCAACCATGGAGtagcttttattttggagggtcaACATGCTGGAAATCGCAAGGgcgtgactctttgggcacccgactcagaatcgattctcaattctacACGATTTTAAaccattctcgcaatgtattatttagcttttattttggagggtcaACATGCTGGAAACAGTAATATACATGAACTCCATTAAGAGCGAGACTCTTTGGGCACCCGACTCAgattcgattctcgattcaacacaattctcgattttaaaccattcttgcaatgtattatttagcttttattttggagggtcaACATGCTGGAAACAGTAATAAACGTGAACACCATTAAGGGCGTGACTCTTTGAGCACCCGACTCAgattcgattctcgattcaacacaattctcgattttaaaccattctcgcaatgtattatttagcttttattttggagggtcaACATGCTGGAAACAGTAATAAACGTGAACACCATTAAGGGTGTGACTCTTTGGGCTGCcgactcagaatcgattctccattcaacacaattctcgattttaaaccattctcgcaatgtattatttagcttttattttggagggtcaACATGCTGGAAACAGTAATAAACGTGAACACCATTAAGGgcgtgactctttgggcacccgactcagaatcgattccccattcaacacaattctcgattttaAACCATTCTTTCaatgtattatttagcttttattttggagggtcaACATGCTGGAAACCGCCAAAGTAATAAACATGAACTCCATTAAGAgcgtgactctttgggcacccgACCATTCGAtccaattcagaattgattctgaattggaTCGAATGGTCGGGTGCCCAAAGAGTCTCGATTTTAAAcaattctcacaatgtattatttagtttttatttcaaTTCTCGATTTTAAACGATTTTCGCatttagcttttattttggagggtcaACATGCTGGAAACAGTAATAAACATGAACACCATTAAGGGCCGTGACTCTTTCAGCACCCGATTCAGAACTGATTCTGGATTCAACACAATTTGTGATTTTAAACCATTCTTGTaatgtattatttagcttttattttggagggtcaACATGCTGGAAACAGTAACAAACATGAACACCATCAAGggtgtgactctttgggcacccgACTCAGAATCGAGTCtccattcaacacaattctcgattttaaaccattctcgcaatgtattatttagcttttattttggagggtcaACATGCTGGAAACCGCCACAGTAATAAACATGAACTCCATTAAGAGCGAGACTCTTTGGGCACCcgactcagaatcgattctcaattctacACGATTTTAAACcgttcttgcaatgtattatttagcttttattttggagggtcaACATGCTGGAAACAGTAATAAATGTGAACACCATTAAGGGCGTGACTCTTTGGGCTGCcgactcagaatcgattctccattcaacacaattctcgattttaaaccattctcgcaatgtattatttagcttttattttggagggtcaACATGCTGGAAACAGTAATAAACATGAACTCCATTAAAGGCATGACTCTTTGGGCACCCGACTCAGAATCGATCCTCAATTCTACACGATTTTAAaccattcttgcaatgtattatttagcttttattttggagggtcaACATGCTGGAAACAGTAATAAACGTGAACACCATTAAGAGTGAGACTCTTTGGGCACCCGACTCAGAATCAATCCTCAATTCTACACGATTTTAAagcattctcgcaatgtattatttagcttttattttggagggtcaACATGCTGGAAACCGCCACAGTAATAAACATGAACTCCATTAAGAGCGAGACTCTTTGGGAACCcgactcagaatcgattctcaattctacACGATTTTAAaccattctcgcaatgtattatttagcttttattttggagggtcaACATGCTGGAAACAGTAATAAATGTGAACACCATTAAGGgcgtgactctttgggcacccgactcagaatcgattctccattcaacacaattctcgattttaaaccattcttgcaatgtattatttagcttttattttggagggtcaACATGCTGGAAACCGCCACAGTAATAAACATGAACTCCATTAAGAGCGAGACTCTTTGGGCACCcgactcagaatcgattctcaattctacACGATTTTAAagcattctcgcaatgtattatttagcttttattttggagggtcaACATGCTGGAAACAGTAATAAATGTGAACACCATTAAGGgcgtgactctttgggcacccgactcagaatcgattctccattcaacacaattctcgattttaaaccattcttgcaatgtattatttagcttttattttggagggtcaACATGCTGGAAACCGCCACAGTAATAAACATGAACTCCATTAAGAGCGAGACTCTTTGGGCACCCggctcagaatcgattctcaattctacACGATTTTAAACcattctcacaatgtattatttagcttttattttggagggtcaACATGCTGGAAACAGTAATAAACGTGAACACCATTAAGAGCGAGACTCTTTGGGCACCCGACTCGGAATCGATCCTCAATTCTACACGATTTTAAagcattctcgcaatgtattatttagcttttattttggagggtcaACATGCTGGAAACCGCCACAGTAATAAACATGATCTCCATTAAGAGCGAGATTCTTTGGGCACCC of Nerophis lumbriciformis linkage group LG37, RoL_Nlum_v2.1, whole genome shotgun sequence contains these proteins:
- the trhrb gene encoding thyrotropin-releasing hormone receptor b — translated: MSDANNETLGVWRDHSVPYKVVSTAVLLLICLAGTVGNAMVVLVVLTTKHMRTPTNCYLVSLAAADLMVLTAAGLPTAADGAFGSWVFGRAGCLLITYLQYLGINASSCSIAAFTVERYIAICHPIRAQFLCTLARAKRIIVLVWSLTSVYCVMWFYLADLQLLVYDNVTVATCGYRVPRKLYLPVYFFDFGVFFAVPLLLSAVLYGLIGRILFLNPLPSDAKGGRGDHHDDAGKKKKKKSCGCRNSSSTAASRRQVTKMLAVVVLLFAGLWMPYRTLVVVNSFLERPYLDSWFLLFCRVCVYLNSAVNPLIYNAMSQKFRAAFLKICRCGRRRSDKPAAAAYSVALSYSVAKDTSAAESTERFATELEELTVTEGLLSDQQVREQVRGTGLHGVL